From Xylocopilactobacillus apis, a single genomic window includes:
- the gmk gene encoding guanylate kinase encodes MMSKGMLIVLSGPSGVGKGTVRQELTRRDKGQFVYSVSMTTRKMRPKEVDGVDYFFSTVDEFQQAIKNDQMLEYNQYVGNYYGTPRKYVEDTINQGKDIFLEIDVGGAMQVKEKMPEGVFIFLTPPDLKSLRGRITQRGTDSAAVIDRRMEQAINEINLMKEYDYAVVNDVVSKAADRIETIIESEHLKVERIIQDYLKVSGVQNDYKANN; translated from the coding sequence ATAATGTCAAAAGGAATGTTAATTGTTTTATCCGGTCCTTCTGGGGTTGGTAAAGGTACAGTTAGACAAGAATTGACCCGCAGAGATAAAGGCCAATTCGTTTATTCAGTATCGATGACGACTCGGAAGATGAGACCTAAAGAAGTTGATGGAGTTGATTATTTTTTCTCAACGGTTGATGAATTTCAGCAAGCAATTAAGAACGATCAAATGTTGGAGTATAATCAATATGTAGGAAATTATTATGGAACTCCTCGAAAGTACGTAGAAGATACGATCAACCAGGGAAAAGATATTTTTCTTGAGATTGATGTTGGCGGGGCAATGCAGGTAAAAGAAAAGATGCCTGAAGGAGTTTTTATTTTTTTAACTCCGCCAGATTTGAAATCGCTGCGGGGAAGAATTACTCAACGAGGCACAGATTCTGCTGCGGTGATTGATCGAAGAATGGAACAAGCAATTAACGAGATCAATTTAATGAAAGAGTATGACTACGCCGTGGTCAATGATGTTGTTTCAAAAGCAGCTGACCGAATTGAGACTATCATCGAAAGTGAACATTTAAAAGTAGAAAGAATTATACAAGACTATCTAAAAGTCTCAGGAGTTCAAAATGATTACAAAGCCAATAATTGA
- the recN gene encoding DNA repair protein RecN has product MLESLVVDNFTIIEHLEVDFHHGLSTLTGETGAGKSIIIDAIAQIAGAKSSKELIRHGSDKATILAEFSHFPFSSLKKLFEQNDIDLDEDYLSIQKEIKKNGRGIARINGSVVNGSFLRQVGDHLFNIEEQSKHQQLLNADAQLALLDAFSGKKLVQTLASYEKTYRELRSIKLKKEEIQKKNQDLKERLDYLKFADQEITEVDPKIGEDQRLEEKKIQLSNFEKISSSLQQIQTLIGGEDSIQDLLGQAQALSDSLENYGSSYQKIADNLTNAIEAVNDAMSEVSDVSDTLDLNDENELELVMERLSSFDQLKKKYGGTLEEVLSYQKKARSEIKFAENSEQSLKEYDEKYRLYLEQAHQLADKLTDIRKKSADKLEPLINSELKTLEFQNSKFEIKFTKSELQERGQDHLMFMVQTNIGEKMLPLAEIASGGELSRILLALKSVFSQFFENVTFIFDEIDSGVSGRAAQSMADKIYQIARSNQVISITHLPQLAAMSDYQYLIEKKIVDNRTISSVRLLDQKERVDEIAQMLTGTKMTKVTKDHAMEMLELAQKSKERE; this is encoded by the coding sequence ATGCTCGAATCACTCGTCGTTGATAATTTTACAATTATCGAACATCTTGAAGTTGATTTTCACCATGGTCTTAGCACTTTAACGGGTGAGACTGGTGCAGGCAAATCAATTATCATTGATGCAATTGCTCAAATTGCAGGTGCTAAGAGTAGTAAAGAGTTAATTCGTCATGGCAGTGACAAGGCAACTATTTTGGCTGAATTCTCGCACTTTCCATTTAGCTCGCTAAAAAAATTATTTGAACAAAATGATATTGATTTAGATGAAGATTACCTCAGTATTCAAAAAGAAATTAAAAAAAATGGTCGCGGAATTGCTCGGATTAACGGGAGTGTTGTTAACGGAAGCTTTTTACGACAAGTTGGCGACCATCTTTTTAATATTGAAGAACAATCTAAGCATCAGCAGCTTTTAAATGCTGATGCTCAATTGGCATTACTTGATGCTTTTAGCGGCAAGAAGTTAGTTCAAACTTTAGCTAGTTACGAGAAAACTTACCGAGAATTAAGATCTATTAAATTAAAGAAAGAAGAAATTCAAAAGAAAAATCAAGATTTAAAAGAAAGACTGGATTATCTGAAGTTTGCAGATCAAGAGATTACTGAAGTAGATCCAAAGATTGGTGAAGATCAAAGGCTGGAAGAGAAGAAAATTCAACTTAGTAATTTTGAAAAAATTTCAAGCAGTCTACAACAAATTCAAACCTTAATTGGCGGTGAAGATTCGATTCAAGATCTTTTAGGACAAGCACAAGCACTTAGCGATAGCCTTGAAAACTATGGATCAAGTTACCAAAAAATTGCTGATAATCTTACTAATGCAATAGAAGCGGTAAATGATGCAATGTCAGAAGTTAGCGATGTAAGTGATACGCTTGACTTAAATGACGAAAATGAGCTAGAACTAGTGATGGAGAGATTAAGCAGTTTTGACCAATTAAAAAAGAAGTATGGCGGGACGTTGGAAGAAGTCTTATCATATCAAAAGAAAGCCCGTTCAGAAATTAAATTTGCTGAAAATAGTGAGCAGTCCTTAAAAGAATATGATGAAAAATATCGCCTTTATCTTGAACAAGCTCATCAATTAGCTGATAAGTTGACAGACATTCGTAAGAAATCAGCTGATAAATTAGAACCACTGATAAATTCTGAACTGAAAACTCTAGAGTTTCAAAATTCAAAATTTGAAATTAAATTTACGAAAAGTGAACTTCAAGAACGAGGACAAGATCATTTAATGTTTATGGTCCAAACTAACATCGGCGAGAAAATGCTCCCGTTAGCAGAAATTGCATCTGGTGGGGAGTTGTCACGAATACTATTAGCCTTAAAATCAGTTTTTTCACAATTTTTTGAAAATGTTACATTTATATTTGATGAAATAGATTCAGGAGTCAGTGGTCGGGCAGCTCAATCGATGGCCGATAAAATCTACCAAATTGCTCGTTCAAATCAAGTTATCAGCATTACCCATTTACCTCAGTTAGCAGCAATGAGTGACTATCAATATCTGATTGAGAAGAAAATTGTTGATAACCGAACAATCAGTTCAGTTCGTCTGCTTGATCAAAAAGAAAGAGTTGACGAGATTGCTCAAATGCTGACGGGGACAAAAATGACGAAAGTAACCAAAGATCATGCAATGGAAATGTTAGAGCTAGCTCAAAAATCTAAGGAGCGGGAATAA
- a CDS encoding YdbC family protein, translating into MAEIKFQIIKNLKVLSKNEKNGWTKEINLISWNDAEPKFDIRSWDPEHHKMGRGVTLSKEELQELLSIDPMEFEE; encoded by the coding sequence ATGGCTGAAATAAAATTTCAGATTATTAAGAATCTTAAAGTATTATCCAAAAACGAAAAAAATGGTTGGACGAAAGAAATTAATCTTATTTCATGGAATGATGCCGAACCTAAATTTGATATTCGTAGTTGGGATCCAGAACACCATAAGATGGGACGAGGAGTAACATTATCTAAAGAAGAATTACAGGAACTTTTATCAATAGATCCAATGGAGTTTGAAGAATAA
- the rpoZ gene encoding DNA-directed RNA polymerase subunit omega: MITKPIIDNLLEKVPSRYSLAVLAAKRAHQIEDGFTKALDHYDSLKSVGQALEEIDHGKITVETQDEIEAKNKKEKV; the protein is encoded by the coding sequence ATGATTACAAAGCCAATAATTGATAATTTATTAGAAAAAGTACCGTCACGTTATTCTTTAGCAGTTTTAGCAGCTAAAAGAGCACATCAAATTGAAGATGGCTTTACTAAAGCGCTTGATCATTATGATTCATTAAAGTCTGTTGGGCAGGCTTTAGAAGAAATTGATCATGGTAAAATAACGGTGGAAACTCAAGATGAAATTGAAGCCAAAAATAAAAAAGAAAAAGTTTAG